From the genome of Solanum dulcamara chromosome 12, daSolDulc1.2, whole genome shotgun sequence:
ATGCAGTGACAAAGCTGACAAATGAAAAAATCCCTTATTTTAATGCACCAATTTATCTTCAGAACAAGACACAGATTGGGAAAGTTGATGAGATTTTTGGTCCTATTAATGAATCCGTAAGTAATCTCATTTCGTGCTGtaattttgtttactttttaCTGATGCTATATGTAGCTTTTAATTGTTGTGGTGGTTTTTCGATTAAAATGCTGGAGGGGGATTTTAGGTACTTTAGCCTTTTGGTAAAGGTTTAATATGCTAATTTGACTTAAATATTGGTGTTAGTGGAAGATATATTTGAAATGAATGGTTGAAAAGTTAAGCTGATTGAGaaatcatcacatcattgtttaaaaattgaatatttagtgAATTTGAAATCTTTGATAGTTGTGCAGTTGTATAGAAGTGAAATGATGTCAAACGTTTCGGAACATTACAAAATATGAAGTGTCACAAGTAGTTTCCTTCTTCGTAATGCTTCAGGAGTTAAAGAGGAAACATGGAAATGAATTTCTTgttgaaaagaaaggaaagttgttacctttttaactaAATAGTGAGCTGTAACTAGAGAGACTTTTTTAGTGGTGTCATGAACTTGTTTCTGACATGTACAATAGAACAGGTTCTCGTAGTTTTATGCTACATTTTACCTCTTGAGCAGCACCTTGATAAAAAAAGTTGGGGACTTTGGTCCTACCTTGTTGCTTTCTTTGGGATCGAATTGGTTGTTTTTAAATGCTGAATGTGATGATATTTGGCTATGATTCGTGCAgcttttttcaattaaaatgaTGGAGGGAATCATTGCAACTTCATATTCAGCTGGAGATAAGTTCTACATCGACCCAGCTAAGCTTTTGCCACTGGCCAGATTTCTTCCACAGCCTAAGTATGTTTTCTTTGCTTTACTTCATGCTTCGTTCCTCTGGCTATTCTTGTATGCCACATGTTCTAAACTATTGATTAACAATGACGATGGTTTATGTTCAAGAACAACTTGTAAAAGAAAAGTGTGTGAGATAAAGATGGTAAGTAACTTGGTGATACCTTTTAGCTAAGAGAGGAGATGCAACTTGTATAATTTTTGGAATCAAATGCCTTTACATACAAATACTGTGTTGTGATTCCAAATAGCCGCGAACTCAAGGATGTACCTGCACTATAACTGCAGTTTCATTTAGATAGCAAGATAACAAACTATCCCTTTAAATCCTAAAGTAAAGTTGTGTAACTGTTAAAATGTTGAAGTTTGGACTTGTGCTCAAGAAATGAATTGATTTTCGGGGGCATTGATCTATAACACTTCCCGCACccttccatatatatatatatttttgatgttTGATCAAATGCTAAACAGTTTTGTGTTTACTTTGCAGGGGAGCACAACAAGCTTTTAGAGGTGGTGGACGGGGTGGAGGAAGAGGTGGGAGAGGTGGACGTGGAGGTGGTGGTGGTTTTCGTGGTGGTAGAGGTGGAGGTGGTGGTTTTCGTGGGGGTAGAGGACCGCCACGAGGTGGTCGTGGAGGCGGTTTTAGGGG
Proteins encoded in this window:
- the LOC129877710 gene encoding putative H/ACA ribonucleoprotein complex subunit 1-like protein 1; the encoded protein is MRPPRGRGGGGFRGGRDGGGRGFRGGGGGRGGGRFPPRDEGPPPEVVEVSSFVHACEGDAVTKLTNEKIPYFNAPIYLQNKTQIGKVDEIFGPINESLFSIKMMEGIIATSYSAGDKFYIDPAKLLPLARFLPQPKGAQQAFRGGGRGGGRGGRGGRGGGGGFRGGRGGGGGFRGGRGPPRGGRGGGFRGRGRF